A window of the Petrotoga sp. 9PWA.NaAc.5.4 genome harbors these coding sequences:
- a CDS encoding ABC transporter ATP-binding protein, producing the protein MSQNNTQNAHKTRRHEHRPMGGGFRAGMAPVEKPKNFGRSFRRLLGYLKPQILPLIFVVIFAVAGTTFMILAPKTMGNATNVLFEGIIGKNMPEGMTKDEVITMLNLSGQEQLAEMLGPMNVIPGKGVDFSRLFSILIILLIMYSLSALFNWMQQYLMAGVSQKTVYKLRKEVDEKLSKLPLKYFDSHPHGDLLSRVTNDIDNIGHTLQQTLVQIITALVTVVGVIIMMFTISPLLALIALTVIPLSLVATMLIAKRSQKQFEAQWASTGRLNGHIEETYTGHNIVKVFNRQKDAKKRFDEENEKLYQATFKAQFISGIIRPIIGLVNNLNYVLISVVGGLRVANGLITLGEVQAFIQYSRQFNQPLVQTASIINILQSTIASAERVFELLDEENEVSDPQDPVVLEDVKGHIKFENVYFSYNPDEPLIENLNLEVMPGENVAIVGPTGAGKTTLVNLLMRFYDINDGRITVDGVDIKKMRRSDLRKIYGMVLQDTWIFGGTIKENIAYGKEDATEEEILDAAKMAYVDHFVRALPHGYETVIDEDASNISQGQRQLITIARAFLANPRVLILDEATSSVDTRTELLIQKAMEKLMKGRTSFVIAHRLSTIKNADIILVMNQGQIVEQGNHEELMKKRGFYYDLYMSQFLGSEFEEESEVRT; encoded by the coding sequence ATGAGCCAAAATAATACTCAAAATGCTCATAAAACAAGAAGGCATGAACACAGACCCATGGGTGGTGGGTTTAGAGCTGGAATGGCTCCTGTAGAAAAACCAAAAAATTTTGGTAGATCTTTTAGGAGATTGCTTGGATATTTAAAACCCCAAATTTTACCTTTAATATTTGTAGTAATTTTCGCCGTAGCAGGAACAACTTTTATGATATTAGCGCCGAAAACTATGGGAAATGCAACTAATGTTTTATTTGAAGGTATTATTGGGAAGAATATGCCAGAAGGGATGACTAAAGATGAAGTTATTACTATGCTTAATCTATCTGGGCAAGAGCAGTTAGCTGAAATGTTGGGACCAATGAACGTGATCCCTGGAAAAGGAGTTGATTTTAGTAGACTTTTCTCAATTTTGATTATTTTGTTAATCATGTACAGTTTATCTGCTCTCTTTAATTGGATGCAGCAATACCTCATGGCAGGTGTTTCTCAAAAAACGGTTTATAAACTGAGAAAAGAAGTTGACGAAAAACTATCGAAACTTCCTCTTAAATACTTTGATAGTCATCCACACGGTGATTTGCTAAGTAGGGTTACTAACGATATAGATAATATTGGTCATACACTTCAACAAACGCTTGTACAAATTATTACTGCTTTAGTAACAGTTGTGGGTGTAATTATAATGATGTTCACAATAAGTCCCTTGTTGGCATTAATTGCTTTAACAGTGATTCCTTTATCGCTTGTTGCCACAATGTTGATAGCAAAAAGGTCACAAAAGCAGTTTGAAGCACAATGGGCAAGTACCGGAAGATTGAATGGTCATATAGAAGAAACGTATACAGGGCATAATATAGTGAAAGTATTTAATAGGCAAAAAGATGCAAAGAAAAGATTTGACGAAGAAAATGAAAAATTATACCAAGCAACTTTTAAAGCTCAATTTATTTCCGGTATAATTAGACCAATAATAGGATTGGTTAATAATTTAAATTATGTTTTAATAAGTGTTGTAGGAGGATTACGTGTAGCAAATGGTTTAATTACCTTAGGAGAAGTACAAGCTTTTATACAATACTCAAGACAATTCAATCAACCATTAGTTCAAACTGCAAGTATAATAAACATTTTACAATCGACAATTGCTTCTGCAGAAAGGGTATTCGAATTGCTTGATGAAGAAAACGAAGTATCTGATCCACAGGATCCTGTAGTATTAGAAGATGTAAAAGGACATATTAAATTTGAGAATGTTTATTTTAGTTATAATCCTGATGAACCATTAATAGAAAACTTGAATTTAGAAGTAATGCCGGGTGAAAATGTTGCTATAGTTGGACCAACAGGTGCCGGAAAAACAACACTTGTAAACCTGTTGATGCGATTTTATGATATTAACGATGGTAGAATAACCGTAGACGGTGTTGATATTAAAAAAATGCGAAGATCTGACCTAAGAAAAATCTACGGTATGGTTCTTCAAGACACATGGATATTTGGAGGAACGATAAAAGAGAATATTGCATATGGTAAAGAAGATGCAACCGAAGAAGAAATTTTAGATGCAGCGAAAATGGCGTATGTTGATCATTTTGTAAGAGCTCTACCGCATGGTTATGAAACAGTTATAGATGAAGACGCTTCGAATATTTCTCAGGGTCAACGTCAACTTATAACAATAGCACGCGCATTCTTAGCAAATCCAAGAGTTTTAATTTTAGACGAAGCAACGAGTTCAGTCGACACTCGTACGGAACTATTGATTCAAAAAGCTATGGAAAAGCTTATGAAAGGTCGTACAAGTTTCGTTATAGCGCATAGATTATCAACAATTAAAAATGCTGATATTATACTTGTGATGAATCAGGGACAGATAGTAGAACAAGGTAATCATGAAGAGTTGATGAAAAAAAGAGGATTTTACTATGATCTGTATATGAGTCAATTTCTTGGAAGTGAATTTGAAGAAGAATCAGAAGTACGAACCTAA
- the miaB gene encoding tRNA (N6-isopentenyl adenosine(37)-C2)-methylthiotransferase MiaB produces MKFYIRTFGCQMNINESEIMAGLLSNEGFDWTENPKEADIIIINSCSVREKAENKMYGAIGGYGKLKETNKNLIIGVGGCSSEKEREELLKRFKHIDFVFGTRNVIDIHNLVKRAMNRERFADFSDKLNEVKYDIPKMPFSKHHAWVTIIYGCNKYCTYCIVPYTRGFEKSRPMDDIINEVKNYAQSGYKEITFLGQNVDSYGKDFGDKKPKLDILIREAAKIDPIQRIWFMTSYPTDITDSLIETIANEEKAAKYFHLPAQSGSNKILKAMNRRYTKETFIDLVQKIKKEVEDVTISSDFITGFPGETDDDFEETVDLIKKCRFERINIAEYSPREGTIAYKYQEDNVPKEIKNKRLQYLMEVQKLINLQENEKYLGKVLTIIQEGKAGKDSTFMGRTINNKLIIYESKEELNGQLLNIKINKVTAGPFYGEIKEVLSK; encoded by the coding sequence TTGAAATTTTATATAAGAACATTTGGATGTCAAATGAATATAAATGAAAGTGAAATCATGGCTGGTTTGCTTTCAAATGAGGGTTTCGATTGGACAGAAAATCCAAAAGAAGCCGATATAATAATAATAAATAGTTGTTCAGTAAGAGAAAAAGCAGAAAATAAGATGTACGGCGCAATTGGTGGATATGGAAAACTCAAAGAAACAAATAAAAATTTAATAATTGGTGTTGGAGGTTGTTCTTCAGAAAAAGAAAGAGAAGAGCTACTAAAAAGATTTAAACACATAGATTTTGTATTTGGTACCAGAAACGTTATAGATATACATAATTTGGTAAAGCGCGCAATGAATAGAGAAAGGTTCGCAGATTTTAGCGATAAGTTGAATGAAGTTAAATACGATATTCCAAAAATGCCTTTTAGTAAACACCATGCATGGGTAACGATAATATATGGTTGTAACAAATATTGTACTTATTGCATAGTACCTTATACAAGAGGTTTTGAAAAGAGTAGACCCATGGATGACATAATAAATGAAGTTAAAAATTATGCACAAAGTGGCTATAAAGAAATTACTTTTTTGGGACAAAACGTTGATTCTTACGGAAAAGATTTTGGAGATAAAAAACCAAAGCTGGATATTTTAATAAGAGAAGCGGCAAAGATTGATCCTATTCAAAGAATTTGGTTTATGACTTCTTATCCAACTGATATAACAGATTCTTTAATAGAAACGATAGCTAATGAAGAAAAAGCGGCAAAATATTTCCATTTACCCGCTCAATCGGGAAGTAACAAGATACTTAAAGCTATGAACAGAAGATATACAAAAGAAACTTTCATAGACCTTGTTCAAAAGATAAAAAAAGAGGTCGAGGACGTAACTATAAGCAGTGATTTTATAACTGGTTTTCCTGGAGAAACCGATGATGATTTTGAAGAAACGGTGGATTTAATAAAAAAATGCCGATTTGAACGTATAAATATTGCCGAGTATTCTCCAAGAGAAGGCACTATAGCTTACAAATATCAAGAAGATAACGTACCAAAAGAAATAAAAAACAAAAGACTGCAATACTTGATGGAAGTACAAAAATTAATAAATCTTCAAGAAAATGAAAAGTATCTTGGAAAAGTATTAACGATAATTCAGGAAGGAAAGGCCGGCAAAGATAGTACGTTTATGGGAAGAACTATAAACAATAAATTGATTATTTATGAAAGCAAAGAAGAGCTAAATGGCCAACTATTGAATATAAAGATAAATAAAGTCACAGCAGGTCCGTTTTACGGTGAAATTAAAGAAGTTCTAAGTAAATAA
- the rpsB gene encoding 30S ribosomal protein S2, translating into MSVVSMKQLLESGAHFGHRTRRWNPKMQPYIFAERKGIHIIDLQKTLKSIDEAYDFLKNAVLERKRVLFVGTKKQAQQIVADEARRCGEFYVNNRWLGGLLTNFKTIKKRIDKLEELIEFVESEEFAKLPKKEQATIRRNLEKLEKNLGGLRGLNKVPEVLFVVDPKKEEIAVKEANMLKIPIIAMVDTNCDPEVIDYVIPANDDAIRAIMLITSKMADAVIEAKEGRIETLEEGTEESLSTEDHIEEKLKAEEKYEKYIEEVEEEEEEEELFDVSDDEEEEDRF; encoded by the coding sequence GTGTCGGTAGTTAGCATGAAACAATTGTTAGAATCTGGGGCTCATTTTGGACATAGAACGAGAAGATGGAATCCAAAGATGCAGCCTTATATCTTTGCTGAACGCAAAGGTATTCACATTATTGATTTACAAAAAACTCTAAAAAGTATAGACGAAGCTTATGATTTTTTGAAAAACGCCGTGTTGGAGAGAAAGAGAGTTCTCTTTGTTGGTACTAAAAAACAGGCTCAACAGATAGTAGCAGACGAGGCTCGCAGATGTGGAGAATTTTATGTTAATAACAGATGGCTTGGTGGACTTTTGACTAATTTTAAAACTATCAAAAAAAGGATAGACAAGTTAGAAGAATTAATAGAATTTGTGGAAAGTGAAGAATTTGCAAAGTTACCTAAAAAAGAACAAGCAACTATAAGACGTAATTTAGAAAAGTTAGAAAAGAACTTAGGTGGTCTAAGAGGTTTGAATAAAGTACCTGAAGTATTGTTTGTAGTTGATCCTAAAAAAGAAGAAATAGCTGTGAAAGAAGCAAACATGTTAAAAATCCCTATAATTGCAATGGTCGATACAAATTGTGATCCTGAGGTTATAGATTATGTTATTCCAGCTAATGATGATGCAATAAGGGCAATAATGTTAATAACTTCTAAAATGGCTGATGCTGTAATAGAAGCAAAAGAAGGAAGAATTGAAACTTTAGAAGAAGGAACCGAAGAATCATTATCAACAGAAGATCATATTGAAGAAAAACTTAAAGCCGAAGAAAAATATGAAAAGTATATAGAAGAAGTCGAAGAAGAGGAAGAAGAAGAAGAATTATTTGATGTGAGTGATGATGAAGAGGAAGAAGATAGATTTTAA
- the rsfS gene encoding ribosome silencing factor, with the protein MLKTEVFKSVKNIVKLIEDKDGQDTIVIDMENSELMVDYFIITTGNSETHIEALRNEIVRYLKDEDIPILYYDKGKVYDWVIIDTGILIIHIFSQEARNFYDLEGLWGEQKKIKVN; encoded by the coding sequence TTGTTAAAAACAGAGGTTTTTAAGTCAGTGAAAAACATTGTAAAATTAATTGAAGATAAAGATGGCCAAGATACTATTGTAATAGATATGGAAAATTCTGAATTGATGGTAGATTATTTTATTATAACCACTGGAAATTCAGAAACTCATATTGAAGCTCTAAGAAATGAAATAGTACGATATTTAAAGGATGAAGACATTCCTATTCTCTATTATGACAAAGGAAAAGTTTATGACTGGGTAATTATCGATACAGGTATCTTGATAATCCATATATTCTCGCAAGAAGCAAGAAACTTTTACGATTTAGAAGGCTTATGGGGAGAACAGAAGAAAATAAAAGTAAATTAA
- the glmS gene encoding glutamine--fructose-6-phosphate transaminase (isomerizing), producing the protein MCGIVGFVSDKKIKVSDLILGLKKLEYRGYDSSGIAYNCDNKIKYIKKTGRISELEKVALDHNLLEEPFYCGIAHTRWATHGMVSEQNSHPHMDCKEQFAVIHNGIIENFQELKNQLEDRGHVFKSQTDSEVIVHLIEENFKKDLLQAVLATLNLLKGTYAIAVMHKDSPNEIIAARKGSPLVVSNIEGISMLASDVTPLLKYSKDMLFLNDGEVAVLTPNKYYIYDLEGKPIHRNPTKIFWDESLAEKSGYPHFMLKEIFEQPHSLKSALVGRLVNGEPQIQEIKYLYDFVKNKMNKIYVVACGTSYHAGVATKYFVNKYSNIDFEIEVASEFRYMNPQVDDRTLVLAISQSGETIDTLEGVRIAKNKGAFVLAISNVVGSTISRESDAVLYMNTGPEIGVAATKTYTAQIALLYTLASQIIYWKYGKNNEIEKVLKEIEKVPKIYEELLNNTNGHMMELVKKYKNFKDMMYIGRNFGYPAAMEGALKLKEISYINAIAYQAGELKHGPIALLDENFPVFAIVPFGGLRDKMISNIMEVKARGAKVIVLVSKEDTQTKKIADDFIDVPIVSEPLLPLIVAPLTQLFAYYIAIEKHLDPDKPRNLAKSVTVE; encoded by the coding sequence TTGTGTGGAATAGTAGGCTTTGTCTCTGACAAAAAAATAAAAGTAAGCGATCTCATTTTAGGTTTAAAAAAGCTTGAATATAGGGGCTATGATTCATCAGGAATAGCATACAATTGTGATAATAAAATTAAGTATATAAAAAAAACGGGAAGAATATCGGAACTTGAAAAAGTAGCGTTGGATCATAATTTGTTAGAAGAACCCTTTTATTGTGGAATAGCTCATACCAGGTGGGCTACTCACGGAATGGTATCTGAACAAAATTCTCATCCGCATATGGATTGTAAAGAACAATTTGCAGTTATTCATAACGGCATAATAGAAAATTTTCAGGAATTAAAAAATCAATTGGAAGATAGGGGACATGTTTTTAAATCTCAAACAGATTCAGAAGTAATAGTTCATTTAATAGAAGAAAATTTTAAAAAGGATCTTCTACAAGCTGTATTGGCTACATTGAATCTGTTAAAAGGTACTTATGCAATTGCAGTGATGCACAAAGATAGCCCAAACGAAATAATAGCCGCTCGCAAAGGAAGTCCTTTAGTTGTTTCTAATATTGAAGGTATAAGCATGTTAGCTTCTGATGTAACACCTCTTCTAAAATATTCGAAAGATATGTTGTTTTTAAATGATGGAGAGGTTGCCGTTCTAACTCCAAATAAATATTACATATACGACTTAGAAGGAAAGCCAATACATCGAAATCCAACAAAGATATTTTGGGATGAGTCCTTGGCTGAAAAGTCAGGATATCCTCATTTTATGCTTAAAGAAATTTTTGAGCAGCCTCATTCTTTAAAGTCCGCGTTAGTTGGTAGATTGGTGAATGGGGAACCACAAATACAGGAAATTAAATATCTGTATGATTTTGTAAAAAATAAAATGAATAAAATATATGTTGTTGCCTGTGGTACAAGTTACCATGCAGGAGTTGCTACAAAATATTTTGTGAACAAATATTCTAATATAGATTTTGAAATAGAGGTAGCTTCAGAGTTTAGATATATGAATCCTCAAGTTGATGACAGAACTTTAGTTTTAGCTATTTCTCAATCTGGAGAAACCATAGATACCTTAGAAGGTGTCAGAATAGCTAAAAATAAAGGCGCTTTTGTGTTAGCTATAAGCAATGTTGTGGGTTCTACTATTTCACGTGAATCTGATGCGGTATTGTACATGAATACAGGACCGGAGATAGGTGTAGCTGCTACCAAGACTTATACCGCCCAAATAGCTCTATTGTATACTTTAGCATCACAGATCATATATTGGAAGTATGGTAAAAATAATGAAATAGAAAAGGTACTCAAAGAAATAGAAAAAGTTCCAAAAATTTATGAAGAGCTTTTGAATAATACTAATGGACATATGATGGAATTAGTGAAAAAGTATAAGAATTTCAAAGATATGATGTATATTGGAAGGAATTTTGGTTATCCAGCCGCTATGGAAGGAGCATTGAAACTCAAAGAAATTAGTTATATAAATGCAATTGCATATCAAGCCGGAGAATTAAAACACGGGCCTATTGCGTTATTAGATGAGAATTTCCCTGTTTTTGCTATAGTTCCTTTTGGTGGTTTGAGAGATAAAATGATTTCAAATATTATGGAGGTAAAAGCCCGAGGAGCAAAGGTCATTGTATTAGTTTCAAAAGAAGATACGCAGACAAAAAAGATTGCTGATGATTTTATCGATGTACCGATTGTATCTGAACCGCTTTTACCCTTAATCGTCGCACCTTTAACACAATTATTCGCTTACTATATAGCAATAGAAAAGCACTTAGACCCTGATAAACCACGCAATTTAGCAAAGAGCGTTACTGTAGAATAA
- the plsX gene encoding phosphate acyltransferase PlsX: MPNIKIGIDLYGGDNAPDCVVEGALFALQNKFLSPDELVIVGDEISQEDKKRLNNVEIIPAKDLITNETKPTEVLKLKESSMYIGCEKLKKKELTAFVSAGNTGALFSAGTFVAGRLEGIKRPALVLALPSKNNKPKILVDAGANAEVKADHFYDFAREGIAYANFLNITNPRVAILNIGSEDEKGNSLVKEASDLLKEKKNINYVGYVEARDIFDDTCDVVVTDGFTGNNVLKTMEGTAYFIMHELKETIKQSGLFTKLGALMLRSSLKSLVNKIDYRSYGGTFFLGVNGILVKAHGSSDAEAIANALYVAYRACKFDLLSKINL; this comes from the coding sequence ATGCCTAATATCAAAATAGGTATTGATTTATATGGTGGGGACAATGCGCCCGATTGTGTTGTTGAGGGCGCTCTTTTTGCTTTGCAAAATAAATTTTTGTCTCCTGATGAATTAGTAATTGTAGGCGATGAAATATCGCAAGAAGATAAAAAAAGATTGAATAACGTTGAAATAATTCCCGCAAAAGATTTAATTACTAATGAAACTAAGCCCACCGAAGTATTGAAACTTAAAGAATCTTCAATGTATATAGGTTGCGAAAAATTGAAGAAGAAAGAATTAACCGCTTTTGTCAGTGCGGGAAATACAGGTGCTTTGTTTTCTGCGGGAACTTTTGTTGCAGGAAGGTTAGAAGGAATAAAAAGACCAGCCTTAGTGCTTGCTTTACCCTCTAAAAATAATAAACCTAAAATATTAGTAGATGCAGGTGCAAATGCTGAAGTGAAAGCTGATCATTTTTATGATTTTGCAAGAGAAGGCATAGCTTATGCAAACTTTCTGAATATAACTAATCCAAGAGTCGCTATTTTAAATATTGGATCCGAAGATGAAAAAGGTAATTCGTTAGTAAAAGAAGCATCAGATCTGCTAAAAGAAAAGAAAAACATAAATTATGTTGGTTATGTTGAAGCAAGGGATATATTTGATGACACATGCGATGTCGTAGTTACTGATGGTTTTACAGGAAATAATGTTTTAAAAACAATGGAAGGAACTGCTTATTTTATTATGCACGAACTAAAAGAGACGATTAAACAGTCTGGTTTATTTACGAAATTGGGTGCATTAATGTTGAGAAGTTCTTTAAAGTCTTTAGTGAACAAAATAGACTATAGGAGTTATGGCGGAACATTTTTTTTAGGAGTTAACGGTATTTTAGTTAAGGCTCATGGATCTTCAGACGCAGAGGCTATCGCCAATGCGTTATATGTTGCTTATAGGGCTTGCAAATTCGATTTGCTTTCAAAGATAAATTTGTAA
- the rpmF gene encoding 50S ribosomal protein L32, whose protein sequence is MAVPKQKPSRSRTHSRKAKFYAAYKINVVKCPKCGEPKLPHRVCLNCGYYGDKQILEIGE, encoded by the coding sequence ATGGCTGTTCCAAAACAAAAACCATCCAGAAGTAGGACTCATTCAAGAAAGGCAAAATTTTACGCAGCTTATAAGATTAATGTTGTTAAATGTCCAAAATGTGGAGAACCCAAGTTGCCACATCGAGTATGTTTGAACTGTGGATATTACGGAGATAAGCAAATATTGGAAATAGGTGAATAA
- a CDS encoding DUF177 domain-containing protein → MFNDELKSNQLLIDYEKFETVLDKKIIIKHWREIELPYEKAKLLSPIEVNAFLEKGKNQIFVNGNVEVMLQIHCSRCLKPIEYWIDETFSSVYMDKRYEKFLSKSEQLKSLDNIIYYDGITIDLTNRVIETIISSVPIIPLCKEDCKGLCPICGADLNENPDHNCENEEIDPRFSELKKLLEQGNF, encoded by the coding sequence ATGTTTAACGATGAATTGAAAAGTAATCAATTGTTAATAGACTACGAAAAATTTGAGACCGTTCTTGATAAGAAAATAATAATTAAACACTGGCGTGAGATTGAGTTACCTTATGAAAAAGCTAAGCTTCTTTCTCCTATAGAAGTGAATGCTTTTTTAGAGAAAGGAAAAAATCAAATTTTTGTAAACGGCAACGTTGAAGTAATGCTACAAATACACTGTTCGAGGTGTTTGAAACCGATTGAATATTGGATAGATGAGACTTTTTCATCAGTATATATGGATAAAAGGTACGAAAAATTTTTGTCTAAATCAGAACAGTTGAAATCTCTTGATAATATAATATACTATGATGGTATAACAATTGATTTGACAAATCGAGTTATTGAGACTATAATATCATCAGTACCTATAATTCCTTTATGCAAAGAAGACTGTAAAGGTCTATGTCCAATATGTGGTGCAGATTTGAATGAAAATCCTGACCATAATTGTGAAAATGAAGAAATAGATCCACGCTTTTCGGAGCTTAAGAAATTATTAGAACAGGGTAATTTTTGA